One window from the genome of Candidatus Didemnitutus sp. encodes:
- the yicI gene encoding alpha-xylosidase: MKFTDGAWLLQPGVQAHYPAEAHTVTREGDALVIHAPTRPIRHRGDTLQGPLLTIRLSSPLENVVRVRIEHFSGGLNRGPQLPLLAEQATGVRLTSNDQSATLTSGALTSGALTARVERQGGWALSFLDGERVVTRSGWRGAAYMQCAGGPSHMVEGLSLAVGENVYGLGERFTSFVKNGQTVEIANKDGGTGSEQAYKNVPFYLTNRGYGVLVNECGHVSFEVASEKVSRVQFSVPGESLEYFVILGPDPKDVLRRLAALTGRPALPPPWSFGLWLSTSFTTDYDEATATSFIDGMKQRDLPLHVFHFDCFWMREFDWCSFEWDPRVFPDPAGLLQRLHARGLRVSVWINSYVAQRSPLFAEGAAKGFFLKRADGSVWQTDLWQPGMAIVDFTNPAAAEWFAGHITRLLRLGVDAIKTDFGERIPTEGVVYHDGSDPVKMHNFYPILYNECVFRAVEAARGRGEAVLFARSSYATGQRFPVHWGGDCWSTMESMAESLRGGLSLSLCGFGFWSHDIGGFEGTAPAYIYKRWAAFGLLSSHSRLHGSGSYRVPWAYDDEACDVVRFFTKLKCRLMPYLWSAAVEAHREGVPTLRAMLLEFPGDPACDTLDRQYLLGSSLLVAPVFTEDGSVDYYLPAGRWTHVLTGEVLEGGRWHRARHGFLSLPLFARPDSLIAFGARDDRPDYDFADRVNLRVYELTDGATAKCDLHDARGELLASAIARRSGPRIEVKWQGALPPRWSAQVANGPATAAVAGSDTVILTLA, encoded by the coding sequence ATGAAGTTCACCGATGGCGCCTGGTTGCTGCAGCCGGGCGTGCAAGCCCACTATCCCGCTGAAGCGCACACCGTGACTCGCGAAGGCGACGCGTTGGTTATCCACGCGCCGACTCGCCCGATCCGGCACCGCGGCGATACGCTGCAGGGTCCGTTGCTGACGATTCGGCTCAGCTCACCGTTGGAAAACGTCGTGCGCGTGCGCATCGAGCATTTCTCCGGCGGACTGAATCGTGGTCCGCAACTGCCGCTGCTCGCCGAGCAAGCCACCGGTGTGCGCCTCACGAGCAACGACCAGAGCGCCACGCTCACGAGCGGCGCGCTCACGAGCGGCGCGCTCACGGCGCGCGTCGAGCGGCAGGGCGGCTGGGCGCTCAGTTTCCTCGACGGCGAACGCGTCGTCACCCGCAGTGGCTGGCGCGGCGCCGCCTACATGCAGTGCGCCGGCGGGCCGAGTCACATGGTCGAGGGGCTCAGCCTCGCCGTCGGCGAAAACGTCTATGGTCTCGGCGAGCGCTTCACGAGCTTCGTGAAGAACGGACAGACCGTGGAGATCGCCAACAAGGACGGCGGCACCGGCAGCGAACAGGCTTACAAGAACGTGCCGTTCTACCTCACGAATCGCGGCTACGGCGTGCTCGTGAACGAGTGCGGGCATGTCTCGTTCGAGGTCGCGTCGGAAAAGGTCTCGCGCGTGCAGTTCTCCGTCCCCGGCGAGAGTCTCGAGTATTTCGTGATCCTCGGTCCCGATCCGAAGGACGTGTTGCGCCGCCTCGCGGCGCTCACCGGCCGGCCGGCGTTGCCGCCGCCGTGGTCGTTCGGCCTGTGGCTCTCGACCTCGTTCACGACGGATTACGACGAGGCGACGGCCACGAGCTTCATCGACGGCATGAAGCAGCGCGACTTGCCGCTGCATGTGTTCCACTTCGACTGTTTTTGGATGCGCGAGTTCGACTGGTGCAGCTTCGAGTGGGATCCGCGCGTGTTTCCGGACCCAGCGGGTCTGTTGCAACGGCTCCACGCACGCGGCCTGCGCGTGAGCGTGTGGATCAATTCCTATGTCGCGCAGCGTTCCCCGCTCTTCGCGGAAGGCGCAGCCAAGGGCTTTTTCCTTAAGCGCGCCGACGGCTCGGTCTGGCAGACAGATCTTTGGCAGCCCGGCATGGCGATCGTGGACTTCACGAATCCGGCGGCGGCGGAGTGGTTCGCCGGCCACATCACACGCCTGCTGCGCCTGGGCGTCGATGCGATCAAGACCGACTTCGGCGAGCGCATTCCGACCGAGGGTGTCGTCTACCACGACGGCTCCGATCCGGTGAAGATGCACAACTTCTACCCGATCCTCTACAACGAGTGCGTCTTTCGCGCCGTGGAGGCCGCGCGCGGACGAGGCGAGGCGGTGCTGTTCGCTCGCTCGAGCTACGCGACCGGCCAGCGTTTCCCGGTGCACTGGGGTGGCGATTGCTGGTCGACCATGGAGTCGATGGCGGAGTCTCTGCGCGGCGGGCTGTCGCTCAGCCTGTGCGGTTTCGGTTTCTGGAGCCACGACATCGGCGGCTTCGAAGGCACGGCGCCCGCCTACATCTACAAGCGCTGGGCGGCGTTCGGCCTGCTCTCATCGCACAGTCGCCTGCACGGCAGCGGCAGCTACCGCGTGCCGTGGGCCTACGATGACGAGGCGTGCGATGTCGTGCGGTTCTTCACCAAGTTAAAGTGCCGGCTCATGCCTTACCTGTGGAGCGCGGCTGTCGAAGCGCACCGCGAAGGCGTGCCGACGCTGCGCGCGATGCTGCTCGAATTCCCCGGCGATCCTGCGTGCGACACGCTCGATCGCCAATACCTGCTCGGCTCCTCGCTGCTCGTCGCGCCGGTCTTCACCGAAGATGGCAGCGTCGACTACTACCTGCCGGCCGGCCGTTGGACTCACGTGCTTACGGGTGAAGTCCTCGAAGGCGGACGCTGGCACCGCGCGCGGCATGGTTTTCTCAGCCTGCCGCTTTTCGCCCGCCCGGACAGCTTGATCGCCTTCGGCGCGCGCGACGACCGGCCCGATTACGATTTCGCCGACCGGGTGAATCTCCGCGTCTACGAACTGACGGACGGAGCGACGGCAAAATGCGATCTGCATGACGCGCGCGGCGAGTTGCTGGCTTCCGCGATCGCGCGCCGCAGCGGGCCACGCATCGAGGTGAAATGGCAAGGCGCGCTGCCGCCGCGCTGGTCCGCCCAAGTCGCCAACGGTCCCGCGACCGCCGCTGTGGCCGGCAGCGACACGGTCATCCTCACTCTCGCGTGA
- a CDS encoding LacI family DNA-binding transcriptional regulator has protein sequence MPRAVKKKKTKPVRAATLADVGRAAGVSAMAASAVLNGARTSSRISSETRERILAAASKLAYRPNAAARALANRRMDTLGVAAVITDGELNHYFLEVFNGILEAAARHDQNTTVFSLHDWQKDPERLHRFCDGRIDGLILLAPTFHEDHVPLPTHTPFVSIHANIPLPGVLNVESDEERGAYEITRRLLVEGHRRILHLAGPEDLTGPQRRISGYRRALASLRQASDPAWVVPAGFNTHEGAAALRAWLRRHAGEPLPDAIFCVNDGVAIGCIEVLAECGFRVPEDISVVGFDDSLAARMCVPQLTTVRQPLRAMGARAVDVLLNRITRPDTIAGSTDKPIVFPVELVTRASVGAPPAEPKRIPTLS, from the coding sequence ATGCCGCGCGCCGTGAAGAAAAAGAAGACCAAGCCCGTCCGGGCCGCCACACTCGCCGATGTCGGCCGCGCCGCCGGCGTGTCCGCCATGGCCGCGTCCGCGGTCCTCAACGGCGCGCGCACGTCGTCGCGCATCTCGTCGGAGACGCGCGAGCGCATCCTCGCCGCCGCGAGCAAGCTCGCCTACCGCCCCAACGCCGCCGCCCGCGCGCTCGCCAATCGGCGCATGGACACGCTCGGCGTCGCCGCGGTCATCACCGACGGCGAGTTGAACCACTACTTCCTCGAAGTGTTCAACGGCATCCTCGAGGCCGCCGCGCGCCATGATCAGAACACGACGGTTTTCTCGCTGCACGATTGGCAGAAGGATCCCGAGCGTCTGCACCGTTTCTGCGACGGCCGCATCGACGGACTCATCCTGTTGGCGCCGACGTTTCATGAAGATCACGTCCCGTTGCCGACGCACACGCCGTTCGTCTCGATCCATGCGAACATTCCCCTGCCTGGCGTGCTCAACGTCGAGAGCGACGAGGAGCGCGGTGCTTACGAAATCACCCGTCGCCTGCTCGTGGAGGGGCACCGTCGCATCCTGCATCTGGCCGGTCCCGAGGATTTGACCGGCCCACAGCGCCGCATCAGCGGCTACAGGCGCGCGCTCGCTTCGCTGCGTCAGGCGAGCGATCCGGCATGGGTGGTGCCGGCCGGTTTCAACACCCACGAAGGCGCCGCCGCGCTCCGCGCCTGGTTGCGGCGGCACGCCGGGGAGCCGCTGCCGGATGCGATCTTCTGCGTGAACGACGGCGTCGCCATCGGCTGCATCGAGGTGCTGGCCGAGTGCGGTTTCCGCGTGCCCGAGGATATTTCCGTCGTGGGATTCGACGATTCGCTCGCCGCCCGCATGTGCGTGCCGCAGCTGACGACCGTCCGCCAGCCGCTCCGCGCCATGGGTGCGCGCGCAGTCGATGTGTTGCTCAACCGCATTACGCGTCCCGACACCATCGCCGGGTCGACCGACAAGCCCATCGTGTTTCCCGTCGAACTCGTCACGCGCGCTTCGGTCGGCGCGCCGCCAGCCGAGCCGAAGCGCATCCCGACGCTGAGCTGA
- a CDS encoding TonB-dependent siderophore receptor: protein MNSSAAHPLRCAPLVAGLLLCPSLLLAQTATSSAATGGDSENVVHLDAYKVTTTLGRYTDATTTGAMKMPVAQVDLPFSVQVLNRAFLDDVRSSRLEDAFGYVVGLNKQGTNANAFTLRGFSAAGSNLQSIQVDGLPGPPSRFASPPTVNVERLEVIKGPTSVLYGQANPGGLLNIVTKSPLARAQTSLSVFASTYSGNTSSLGDSNSLTTSFDSTGPIDQAGKWLYRIVASYEDKTSFRDYAMERNKYLYPSLTYRWNKDTFVTLKTEYVREDRHADDGLAVPFLNLALLPPINVTYQAPDARDTDYGESASLSFQTRVLDTWTVRAAYRTTYHTDSRLALETAQGAIVSNTTNYRLSTIRPRYRVQLNTKRYNFVDANAVGEFVTGKVKHTVILGANGGHEFLDTNRKAFGPQVTPVNLYVSVPDAPGNYALTPSGLQDRRTQFWNYGLYASDVMKLGERFDASIGWRWDKQDSYQLDVIPHKGLKPSESKSLPSLGLVFHPTTEWSVYGSYCEGFKPQSPGNVDLNDNPSFPPESSNQVEAGVKLELPARGLTASVALYDIKKKNVLTTTGTTSPSGNSIANLSGLQESRGVELSAAWLPKPYWQIQVGYTYIDATVKTSTTAALVGALLDNTPHHGASFWTRYNIPDGRLKGLGFGLGGVYAGQRQAVITNVATSRLELPSYARIDAGLYYRTKHFDYALNVGNVLDRSYIAGALPGDATRLNPGEPRKITFSARYIF, encoded by the coding sequence ATGAACTCTTCGGCCGCTCACCCCCTGCGCTGCGCCCCACTCGTCGCCGGTCTCCTCCTTTGCCCCTCGCTCCTGCTCGCGCAGACGGCAACGTCGTCCGCCGCGACCGGCGGCGATTCTGAAAACGTCGTCCACCTCGACGCCTACAAGGTCACCACGACGCTCGGCCGCTACACCGACGCCACCACGACCGGCGCGATGAAGATGCCCGTCGCGCAAGTCGACTTGCCCTTCAGCGTGCAGGTGCTCAACCGCGCCTTCCTCGACGACGTGCGCTCCTCGCGGCTCGAAGACGCGTTCGGCTACGTCGTCGGCCTGAACAAGCAGGGCACGAACGCCAACGCCTTCACGCTGCGCGGCTTTTCCGCCGCCGGCTCCAATCTGCAAAGCATCCAGGTCGACGGCCTGCCGGGTCCGCCGTCGCGCTTCGCCTCGCCGCCGACCGTCAACGTCGAACGCCTCGAAGTGATCAAGGGCCCGACCTCCGTCCTCTACGGCCAGGCCAACCCCGGCGGCCTGCTCAATATCGTCACGAAGAGCCCGCTCGCCCGCGCCCAGACGTCGCTCTCGGTTTTCGCCAGCACCTACTCCGGCAACACCAGCAGCCTCGGCGACTCCAACAGCCTCACGACCTCTTTCGACTCCACCGGCCCGATCGACCAAGCCGGCAAGTGGCTCTATCGCATCGTTGCCAGCTACGAGGACAAGACCTCGTTCCGCGACTACGCGATGGAGCGCAACAAATACCTCTACCCGTCGCTCACCTATCGCTGGAACAAGGACACGTTCGTCACCCTGAAAACCGAATACGTCCGCGAGGACCGCCACGCGGACGACGGCCTCGCCGTCCCGTTCCTGAACCTCGCGCTGCTCCCGCCGATCAACGTCACCTACCAAGCGCCCGACGCCCGCGACACCGATTACGGTGAGTCCGCGAGCCTCAGTTTCCAGACACGCGTGCTCGACACATGGACGGTGCGCGCGGCGTATCGCACGACCTATCACACCGATTCCCGTCTCGCGCTCGAGACCGCCCAAGGCGCCATCGTCAGCAATACCACCAACTACCGCCTCTCGACCATCCGCCCGCGCTACCGCGTTCAGCTGAACACCAAACGCTACAACTTCGTCGACGCGAACGCCGTCGGCGAGTTCGTCACCGGCAAGGTCAAGCACACGGTCATTCTCGGCGCGAACGGCGGACACGAGTTCCTCGACACCAATCGCAAGGCTTTCGGCCCGCAGGTCACGCCCGTTAACCTCTACGTCTCCGTTCCCGACGCGCCGGGCAACTACGCGCTCACGCCCTCCGGCCTGCAGGATCGCCGCACGCAATTCTGGAACTACGGCCTCTACGCCTCCGACGTGATGAAGCTCGGCGAGCGCTTCGACGCCTCGATCGGCTGGCGCTGGGACAAACAGGATTCCTACCAGCTCGACGTGATTCCCCACAAGGGCCTCAAACCCTCCGAGTCGAAGAGCCTGCCCTCGCTCGGCCTCGTGTTTCATCCCACCACCGAGTGGTCCGTTTACGGCAGCTATTGCGAGGGTTTCAAGCCGCAGTCGCCGGGCAACGTCGACCTCAACGACAACCCCAGCTTCCCGCCCGAGAGCTCCAATCAAGTCGAAGCCGGCGTGAAACTCGAACTCCCCGCGCGGGGCCTCACCGCGTCGGTCGCGCTCTACGACATCAAGAAGAAGAACGTCCTCACCACCACCGGCACCACGTCGCCCTCCGGCAACTCCATCGCGAACCTCTCCGGCCTGCAGGAAAGCCGCGGCGTCGAACTTTCCGCCGCCTGGCTGCCGAAGCCCTATTGGCAAATCCAAGTCGGCTACACCTACATCGACGCCACGGTCAAAACTTCGACCACCGCGGCGCTTGTCGGCGCGCTGCTCGACAACACGCCGCATCACGGCGCGAGCTTCTGGACGCGCTACAACATTCCCGACGGTCGTCTCAAGGGCCTCGGCTTCGGTCTCGGCGGCGTCTATGCCGGCCAGCGCCAGGCCGTCATCACCAACGTCGCGACCTCGCGCCTCGAGCTGCCGAGCTACGCGCGCATCGACGCCGGCCTCTACTACCGCACGAAGCACTTCGACTACGCACTGAACGTCGGCAACGTGCTCGACCGCTCCTACATCGCCGGCGCGCTCCCGGGCGACGCCACGCGCCTCAACCCCGGCGAGCCGCGCAAGATCACCTTCAGCGCCCGCTACATTTTCTGA
- a CDS encoding PepSY domain-containing protein yields MTPAARKWFLNFHLWAGLGLGALLLVVSLTGALLVFRSNLERRLDPQRWIVVPGTARLAPEELVARAVAAHPTGELESLRYFGDATAPFLVYFSNKDYVHLNPYTGEVLGVRARYGEGFGWIEGLHKYFQIAPSSIGETISGYNALAFVLIVATGVVLWWPATRRALVAGLTLNWKLTGRPWNLSLHKTVGIYAALVLAVLALTGSPISLDWLKNALYPLTGSTKAAPPLARTPGAKSFVGFNRIAAAMAEHFPTARETYLPLPKKGGVVSAYSIEAGAAHPNARSYAYWDGASGALLRAQPYATAPTGLRVYYFMMSLHTGVWGGPAMQLVLLLGALSVSLLTYTGVASWLRRRANRTAAGVVRANPAVAVSRAALPEAPRVH; encoded by the coding sequence ATGACTCCCGCCGCGCGCAAATGGTTTTTGAACTTCCACCTGTGGGCGGGTCTCGGACTCGGGGCGCTGCTGCTCGTCGTTTCGCTCACGGGCGCGCTGCTGGTTTTTCGCAGCAACCTTGAACGCCGCCTCGATCCCCAACGCTGGATCGTCGTTCCCGGCACAGCGCGCCTGGCGCCGGAGGAACTCGTCGCGCGCGCCGTCGCCGCGCACCCGACCGGCGAGCTCGAGAGCCTGCGCTATTTCGGCGACGCCACGGCGCCGTTCCTCGTCTATTTTTCCAACAAGGACTACGTGCACCTGAATCCCTACACCGGCGAAGTGCTCGGCGTCCGCGCGCGCTACGGCGAAGGTTTCGGGTGGATCGAGGGCCTGCACAAATATTTCCAGATCGCGCCATCCTCCATCGGAGAAACGATCAGCGGCTACAATGCACTCGCCTTCGTGCTCATCGTCGCCACCGGCGTCGTGCTCTGGTGGCCGGCCACGCGACGCGCGCTCGTCGCCGGACTCACGTTGAACTGGAAGCTCACCGGCCGCCCGTGGAATCTCAGCCTGCACAAGACGGTCGGCATCTACGCCGCGCTCGTGCTGGCCGTCCTCGCGCTCACCGGATCGCCGATCTCCCTCGATTGGCTGAAGAACGCGCTCTATCCGCTCACCGGGTCCACGAAAGCCGCGCCGCCGCTGGCGCGCACGCCCGGCGCGAAGTCGTTCGTCGGCTTCAACCGCATCGCTGCCGCCATGGCGGAACATTTTCCCACCGCGCGTGAGACCTATCTTCCGCTGCCGAAAAAGGGGGGCGTCGTCTCCGCCTACAGCATTGAAGCCGGCGCTGCGCATCCCAACGCCCGCTCCTACGCCTACTGGGACGGCGCGAGCGGGGCGCTGTTGCGCGCACAGCCTTATGCGACCGCGCCGACCGGGCTGCGCGTCTACTATTTCATGATGTCGCTCCACACGGGCGTGTGGGGTGGGCCGGCAATGCAACTCGTGCTGCTGCTCGGCGCGCTGTCCGTGTCGCTGCTCACCTATACCGGCGTCGCGAGCTGGTTGCGCCGGCGGGCGAATCGGACCGCGGCGGGTGTCGTTCGCGCCAATCCCGCCGTCGCTGTGTCGCGCGCGGCTCTTCCGGAGGCTCCGCGTGTCCACTGA
- a CDS encoding 2-hydroxycarboxylate transporter family protein: protein MSTEPATLPPAADGVAPAKPANPPARESFWPHGWWRWMERRVGVVPLPVLVALIGIVGYFVWLGKVPAEMCMMIAVIGVGGFLCAEVGKHLPLLKHIGGAAICATFVPSALAFYGILPDTIMQPVADFTKSSQFLYVFITAVIVGSILGMDRRVLIRGFVKIFVPLAAGSLAALIVGTAVGTALGLGARHTLLFVVVPIMAGGVGEGAIPLSTGYAELLHVDQGELFAQILPPVMFGSLTAVVFSGLLNFLGKKFPHLTGEGRLQPGEQDDLKAGEHEVPDHMDIDHIAAAGMFAVTLYLAGLMGKELFGFPAPVTMLFLAVAAKLAFVVPPRTQAGAYVVYRFFRIAVTYPLLFAIGGVMTPWDKLIAAFHWANLVTIVATVATLMTTGWIVGRWVKLYPLEAAIVNACHSGQGGTGDVAILTAANRMQLMPFAQIATRIGGALTVTLTLLALRALS from the coding sequence GTGTCCACTGAACCCGCCACACTGCCGCCCGCCGCCGACGGTGTCGCGCCGGCGAAGCCTGCGAATCCACCGGCGCGCGAGTCGTTCTGGCCGCATGGTTGGTGGCGTTGGATGGAGCGGCGGGTCGGCGTCGTTCCGCTGCCGGTGCTCGTGGCGCTGATCGGCATCGTCGGGTATTTCGTATGGCTCGGCAAAGTGCCGGCCGAGATGTGCATGATGATCGCCGTGATCGGCGTCGGTGGATTTCTCTGCGCCGAGGTCGGCAAGCACCTGCCGCTGCTCAAGCACATCGGCGGCGCGGCGATCTGCGCGACCTTCGTGCCGTCGGCGCTGGCGTTCTACGGCATCCTGCCCGACACGATCATGCAGCCGGTGGCGGACTTCACCAAGTCCTCGCAATTCCTCTACGTGTTCATCACCGCGGTGATCGTCGGGAGCATTCTCGGCATGGATCGGCGCGTGTTGATCCGGGGCTTTGTGAAGATCTTCGTGCCGCTCGCGGCCGGGTCGCTCGCGGCGCTGATCGTCGGCACGGCGGTCGGCACGGCGCTCGGGCTCGGCGCGCGGCACACGCTGCTGTTTGTGGTCGTGCCGATCATGGCGGGCGGAGTGGGCGAGGGCGCGATCCCGCTCTCGACGGGTTACGCGGAGTTGCTGCATGTCGACCAAGGCGAGTTGTTCGCCCAGATCCTGCCGCCCGTGATGTTCGGCAGCCTGACCGCCGTGGTGTTCTCGGGGCTGTTGAATTTCCTTGGGAAGAAATTCCCGCACCTCACCGGCGAGGGTCGCTTGCAACCCGGCGAACAGGACGACCTGAAGGCCGGCGAACACGAGGTGCCGGACCACATGGACATCGACCACATCGCCGCTGCCGGCATGTTCGCGGTCACGCTCTATCTCGCGGGCTTGATGGGCAAGGAGCTCTTCGGTTTTCCGGCGCCAGTCACGATGCTGTTCCTCGCGGTGGCGGCGAAGCTCGCCTTCGTCGTGCCGCCGCGCACGCAGGCCGGCGCCTACGTCGTGTATCGCTTCTTCCGCATCGCCGTCACCTATCCGCTGCTCTTCGCCATCGGCGGCGTGATGACGCCGTGGGACAAGCTCATCGCCGCGTTCCATTGGGCGAACCTCGTCACGATCGTCGCCACCGTCGCGACGCTGATGACGACCGGGTGGATCGTCGGGCGCTGGGTGAAGCTCTACCCGCTCGAAGCCGCGATCGTGAACGCCTGCCACAGCGGGCAGGGCGGCACGGGCGATGTCGCGATCCTCACGGCGGCGAACCGCATGCAGCTGATGCCGTTCGCGCAGATCGCGACCCGCATCGGCGGCGCGCTCACCGTGACGCTCACGCTGCTCGCGCTCCGCGCGTTGAGCTGA
- a CDS encoding DASS family sodium-coupled anion symporter, with protein sequence MKLSAATTLRRWALVLAPGFALYFAPLGPFTDPQRHLLAIFAATILALVVRPVEMGVSVFLATVLLILTGTLEAETALAAFGNTTVWLIFAAFLFARAIHTTRLGARIAYFFISWFGRTSLTLGYSVAISDLVLAPVVPSDTARGGGIIAPIVRSLAEALDSRPGPTANRIGAYLTLVGFHCTYTASAMFLTGMAANPLIARLAKTTAGVDMTWGRWALAASLPGLCSFALIPWLLHELSPPDLRETEHARTHARAKLHDLGPMSRGERVLVGIMLLVLGAWVTAPWHGLGNTTVALAGVSLVLLCRVVTWDELLGDKTAWDALIWFAPLLMMAEQLQQQGVIRLLSAEVFAHLHGWPWAMALGALVVTYLYAHYTFASMTAHVSALYPGFLGAALAAGVPPALAVWPLAFFSNLNAGITHYGTGSAPVYFGAGYVRQGHWWLLGFIVSLANLGIWLGVGLPWWRTIGLW encoded by the coding sequence ATGAAACTTTCCGCCGCGACGACGCTGCGTCGCTGGGCGCTCGTGCTGGCGCCGGGATTCGCGCTGTATTTCGCGCCGCTCGGGCCGTTCACCGATCCGCAACGGCATCTGCTGGCGATTTTCGCGGCGACGATCCTGGCGCTCGTCGTGCGCCCCGTGGAGATGGGCGTCAGCGTCTTTCTCGCCACGGTGCTCCTGATTCTCACCGGCACGCTCGAAGCGGAGACGGCGCTGGCGGCCTTCGGCAACACGACGGTGTGGCTCATCTTCGCGGCGTTCCTCTTTGCGCGGGCGATTCACACCACGCGGCTCGGGGCGCGTATCGCGTATTTTTTCATCAGCTGGTTCGGCCGCACCTCGCTCACGCTCGGTTACTCGGTGGCGATCTCCGACCTCGTGCTGGCGCCGGTCGTGCCCTCGGACACGGCGCGCGGCGGCGGCATCATCGCGCCGATTGTGCGCAGCTTGGCCGAGGCACTCGATTCGCGACCGGGCCCGACGGCGAATCGCATCGGCGCCTACCTGACGCTCGTCGGCTTTCATTGCACCTACACGGCCTCGGCGATGTTCCTCACTGGCATGGCGGCGAACCCGCTGATCGCGCGCCTCGCGAAGACGACTGCGGGGGTCGACATGACGTGGGGACGCTGGGCGCTCGCGGCGTCGTTGCCGGGGCTGTGTTCGTTCGCGTTGATCCCGTGGTTACTGCACGAACTCAGTCCGCCCGATCTGCGCGAGACGGAGCATGCGCGCACGCATGCGCGGGCAAAATTGCACGATCTCGGCCCGATGAGTCGGGGCGAACGCGTGCTCGTCGGCATCATGCTGCTCGTGCTCGGTGCGTGGGTCACGGCACCATGGCACGGTCTCGGCAACACCACCGTGGCGCTCGCCGGCGTGAGCCTGGTTTTGCTTTGCCGTGTGGTGACGTGGGACGAGTTGCTGGGTGACAAGACCGCGTGGGATGCCCTCATCTGGTTCGCGCCGCTGCTGATGATGGCGGAGCAGCTCCAGCAACAAGGCGTGATCCGCCTGCTCTCCGCCGAGGTGTTCGCGCACCTGCACGGCTGGCCGTGGGCGATGGCGCTCGGCGCGCTGGTTGTGACCTACCTCTATGCGCACTACACTTTCGCGAGCATGACGGCGCACGTGTCGGCGTTGTATCCGGGATTTCTCGGCGCGGCGCTCGCGGCGGGCGTGCCGCCGGCGCTGGCGGTGTGGCCGTTGGCGTTTTTCTCCAATTTGAACGCCGGTATCACGCACTATGGCACGGGCTCCGCGCCGGTGTATTTCGGCGCGGGCTACGTGCGCCAGGGCCATTGGTGGCTGCTCGGCTTCATCGTTTCGCTCGCGAACCTCGGCATCTGGCTCGGCGTCGGGCTGCCGTGGTGGCGGACGATCGGGCTGTGGTGA
- a CDS encoding HAMP domain-containing protein yields the protein MRSIGARLALWYASVSTATLVLLFVAGYYLLQQHLVRGLDTLNRAEFEQIKSSLGPDYAKLSRAEVEERMRGVAELASVLFYVEIHAKDKSLLFASPNLGPRRLQDVPGEHEFAGNLEGLGAVRIGEFFLGPMDILVATSADQVRQVMNGYAEISLILVCLMLVLSLITGLVLSRAALSPVRAIQETAHRIRSDNLSERIPVGEVQDEISNLARLLNEMFDRLEISFNQIRRFTAEASHELKTPLSLVRLQAEKLLVEGGLTPAQEEAVQVQLEEIARLNKIIEELLFLSRAEARAVRLDFRREDPRAFLQSFAQDARVLAEHRGVDFALQLEGDGLVEFDPSWLRQVLFNLVQNALNVSPTGGSIQLVSDFTVESWRVALEDEGPGVAPEQRERIFDRFVRLETDEKPAAAKGSGLGQAISRSIVGLHGGTIRAEAGASGRGLRIVFELPVLERRVGDGARAGA from the coding sequence ATGAGATCCATCGGCGCGCGGCTGGCCCTGTGGTATGCCAGCGTCTCGACCGCCACGCTGGTGCTGCTCTTCGTCGCCGGCTACTACCTGCTGCAACAGCATCTCGTGCGCGGCCTCGACACGCTCAACCGTGCCGAGTTCGAGCAGATCAAATCCAGCCTCGGGCCCGACTACGCCAAACTCAGCCGTGCGGAAGTCGAGGAGCGCATGCGTGGGGTCGCGGAGCTGGCGTCGGTGCTGTTCTACGTCGAGATCCACGCGAAGGACAAAAGCCTGCTCTTCGCCTCGCCCAATCTCGGGCCGCGGCGGTTGCAGGACGTGCCGGGCGAACACGAGTTCGCCGGAAATCTCGAAGGCTTGGGCGCCGTGCGCATCGGCGAGTTCTTCCTCGGGCCGATGGACATCCTCGTCGCGACCTCGGCGGATCAGGTGCGCCAAGTCATGAACGGCTACGCCGAGATCAGCCTCATCCTCGTGTGCCTGATGCTCGTGCTCAGTCTCATCACCGGTCTCGTGCTCAGCCGCGCGGCCCTCAGTCCGGTGCGCGCCATCCAGGAGACCGCTCACCGCATCCGCTCCGACAATCTCAGCGAGCGGATCCCCGTGGGCGAGGTGCAGGATGAAATCTCGAACCTCGCCCGCCTGCTCAACGAGATGTTCGACCGCCTCGAAATCTCGTTCAATCAGATCCGCCGCTTCACCGCCGAGGCGTCGCACGAACTGAAGACACCGCTCTCGCTCGTGCGCCTCCAGGCGGAGAAACTCCTCGTCGAAGGCGGACTCACTCCCGCACAGGAGGAGGCCGTGCAGGTGCAACTCGAGGAGATCGCGCGGCTGAACAAGATCATCGAGGAACTTCTCTTCCTTTCCCGCGCCGAGGCGCGCGCCGTGCGCCTCGATTTCCGGCGCGAGGATCCGCGGGCGTTCCTGCAATCGTTCGCGCAGGATGCCCGCGTCCTCGCGGAGCACCGCGGTGTGGATTTCGCCCTCCAACTCGAAGGCGACGGACTCGTGGAGTTCGACCCCAGCTGGCTGCGCCAAGTGTTGTTCAACCTGGTGCAGAACGCACTCAACGTCTCGCCTACGGGCGGCTCGATCCAGCTGGTCTCGGACTTCACCGTCGAATCGTGGCGCGTCGCGCTCGAGGACGAGGGGCCGGGCGTGGCGCCGGAACAACGCGAACGGATTTTCGACCGGTTTGTGCGGCTCGAGACCGACGAGAAACCCGCCGCCGCGAAAGGCAGCGGACTCGGCCAGGCCATTTCCCGCAGCATCGTCGGCCTGCACGGCGGCACGATCCGCGCCGAGGCCGGCGCAAGCGGCCGCGGCTTGCGCATCGTCTTCGAGCTGCCCGTGCTCGAGCGCCGCGTGGGCGACGGCGCGCGGGCGGGAGCCTGA